A genomic stretch from Nilaparvata lugens isolate BPH chromosome 8, ASM1435652v1, whole genome shotgun sequence includes:
- the LOC111055799 gene encoding WASH complex subunit 2, producing MESGGGSGDGKENGVWTTSTIIENRAKWSLGADVELLRHLKSFSDRISSQLESTSQALDSLEADLATTCVGVHLVSNHFLSLADSQFVENRVYDDEEPTEDKQVSSEPVKKSRQEEEADRFNRKKSAIANGLEVLRASFVSVEIPNIDSDDDDGEDDDDGTPIGIVYKPINRFESKPLPHLIGSKEFLIDPYVGIKSRLTDDEEEDDDDDEEEEENEEKLSDESSASKAFSVHEDSEPESDRVNVESVGASESKPNTLGKGELSFAEHLSARLEGMRFEGKLDASSDDSLPSVAPVKIPTTIHTTYEPVVRPYDNKADRYYDNGFDDSYDDYNDSIFAANITEPPPDNDFDEEDLFLPNDDRNLESPLWGGSSQPVVSNKQNLIRDLESKLKKDSNPPVISAVDKNSSSTSSSPGNRAMNPASRPTDLFSGDSIEEPDSLFSAAKQVNEPVKKKMPAGAVSIFGSNVDPFKNNSKTEKDTTTNRAPIKKKPDIVSSLKSNNSDNMDDDEDSLFTSGLEKTSSKNSSTKLSDSFHEDTLSIRSNKSGLFESDAIPPQTSTKAIDDLFKDVDDDNDDDDLFSSYFTKSKKEKPPPVKRNEDTFASSSSSKPKSVVDDLFGDFKDDLFASVKDKSKTASTEKKANISSSKVQNLFSDSDSDSEFITSKKSASIPSKSVLPKQQQLPSKSLFSDNEDSEKLSDDIFAASSAASKPKNVKTSDNLKQGSTDDLFGSLGKDTVNPVDKKDLFEGIGRSDSKPKTTPPVKQSIASAKSKVSIFDDTDSDGDDGLFGITTSKKPTKPKSLDDDDLFSQPISSKLPDKQDSKHSFNKLDESSVKKPEPKPVLIEEDKAQSIDNPPNKPVVPPHPSISEKTVEDDCDDLFSTNNSAAIDIKTAIPKFEDSKKDIDKKDEPIAAVVDDPLFDESFNVSASNKSSIKTKEGPSVARSSADSLFGGIDDDSTDIFSSLGKPGSKSSKSNNEKTASSVPSTIVTSKKEEDGLSVLKDDNDDGLFSNDKSNISSASQPPLVDKKSTTLSAERELFGEDSHVDLETKVGSQKEDKVETSVPPKSPVDDLFEAKKPGVVDFPPSAEPSVLKSTVESIFETKKSGDADFPPITESSLPKSTVESIFETKKSVDIDFPPSTEPTLAKSSVESKFEAKKSGDLDFLPSTEPTLAKSSVESKFEAKKSGDLDFQSNIEPILPKPTVEARVETDPLSSVQTTTSPETSQKPQPPSKPSKPILPEKRSKPIPPNTLKLPDPILCDNQVTDATDGGIFSSEPKVESPKRITPGKLNLQKTLNIDPRALLPGAMPKFKKPSNEEGVGEKSDVSEPQAVLPTLVEGGKVKPQSEGKVSPSGVLTNVNKDRARIQAKRRPPTRKARREALRHSTFEEDETDNSSSIATQSVADQTSSSVEPSNVLSPSTDEEDLFGVPPLDLPPDYTKVSTSPGDLFAVPTTVLSPGLSATENEFSVSDNSSKKPPTKTNLSKSDSQLPFVDPLSNLDNQQ from the exons ATGGAAAG TGGTGGCGGATCAGGAGATGGGAAAGAAAACGGGGTTTGGACAACGTCGACCATCATAGAGAACAGAGCTAAATGGAGTCTCGGCGCCGACGTTGAACTTCTACGTCATCTCAAGAGTTTCTCCGATCGAATCTCCAGTCAACTGGAGAGCACTTCGCAAGCTTTGGACTCACTCGAGGCAGACTTGGCCACTACCTGTGTCGGTGTGCATCTGGTCTCCAATCACTTCTTGTCGTTGGCTGACTCTCAGTTTGTTGAAAATCGAGTCTACGACGATGAAGAACCGACTGAAGACAAACAGGTGAGTAGTGAACCGGTGAAAAAGTCGAGGCAAGAAGAAGAGGCCGATCGTTTCAACAGGAAGAAGAGTGCAATCGCGAATGGACTCGAAGTTCTGCGAGCGAGTTTTGTATCTGTTGAAATTCCCAACATCGATTCTGATGATGACGatggtgaagatgatgatgatggtactCCAATTGGTATAGTTTATAAGCCGATCAATCGTTTCGAAAGCAAGCCACTTCCGCATTTAATTGGTTCCAAAGAATTTTTGATCGACCCTTATGTTGGTATCAAATCTCGATTAactgatgatgaggaggaagatgatgatgatgatgaggaggaggaggagaacgaaGAAAAATTGTCAGATGAATCGTCAGCCAGTAAAGCTTTCTCCGTTCACGAAGACTCCGAGCCAGAAAGCGATCGTGTAAACGTTGAATCAGTTGGTGCATCTGAATCAAAGCCGAATACATTGGGCAAAGGTGAGTTGTCGTTTGCAGAGCATCTGAGTGCTCGTCTGGAAGGTATGCGATTTGAAGGTAAACTAGATGCTTCCTCAGACGATTCCCTGCCTTCTGTTGCTCCTGTCAAGATACCAACCACAATCCACACCACCTATGAACCTGTTGTACGGCCCTATGATAACAAAGCTGATCGATACTACGATAATGGGTTTGATGACAGCTATGATGATTACAATGATTCAATATTTGCAGCAAACATCACCGAACCTCCCCCTGATAATGATTTTGATGAAGAGGATCTGTTCTTGCCCAATGACGATAGGAATCTAGAATCGCCACTGTGGGGTGGAAGCAGTCAACCTGTTGTCTCTAACAAACAAAACTTGATCCGAGATTTGGAAAGTAAGCTGAAAAAAGATTCGAATCCTCCAGTTATAAGTGCTGTAGACAAGAACTCTTCATCTACTTCATCGTCGCCTGGTAACAGAGCCATGAACcccgccagtcgtcccactgACTTGTTCTCGGGAGATAGCATTGAGGAACCTGACAGCCTGTTCTCTGCTGCTAAACAAGTTAACGAACCAGTCAAGAAAAAAATGCCTGCCGGTGCTGTTAGTATATTTGGTAGTAATGTAGATCCGTTTAAAAACAATTCAAAGACTGAGAAAGACACAACAACTAACCGCGCCCCAATTAAAAAGAAGCCAGACATTGTCAGTTCACTCAAATCCAATAATAGTGACAATATGGATGACGATGAAGATTCCCTATTCACGTCCGGTTTGGAAAAGACGTCTAGTAAAAACAGTTCAACCAAACTTTCGGATTCTTTCCATGAAGATACCTTATCAATTAGAAGCAATAAGTCAGGGCTGTTTGAAAGTGATGCGATTCCTCCGCAAACATCAACAAAAGCCATCGATGATCTGTTCAAAGATGTGGATGATGACAATGACGATGATGACCTTTTCAGTAGCTATTtcacaaaaagtaaaaaagaaAAACCTCCACCTGTAAAACGTAATGAAGATACTTTTGCATCCTCTTCATCATCAAAACCTAAATCAGTTGTAGATGATTTGTTTGGAGATTTCAAAGACGACTTGTTTGCTAGCGTTAAGGATAAAAGTAAAACTGCATCCACTGAGAAAAAGGCAAACATCAGTAGCTCAAAAGTGCAGAATTTGTTCAGTGATTCTGATTCAGACTCTGAATTTATAACTTCCAAAAAGAGTGCAAGCATTCCTTCAAAATCAGTATTGCCGAAACAGCAGCAGCTACCTAGCAAATCCCTATTTAGTGATAATGAAGATAGTGAAAAATTATCTGATGACATTTTTGCGGCTTCTTCGGCTGCTTCAAAGCCCAAGAATGTGAAAACTAGCGATAATTTGAAACAGGGTAGCACTGACGACCTTTTTGGCAGTTTAGGTAAAGATACTGTCAATCCAGTTGACAAGAAAGACTTATTTGAAGGTATAGGTAGAAGTGATAGCAAACCAAAAACAACACCTCCAGTCAAACAGTCGATTGCTTCTGCGAAAAGTAAAGTATCCATTTTCGATGATACAGACtctgatggtgatgatggtctGTTTGGTATCACTACCAGTAAAAAGCCAACTAAACCCAAGTCTTTGGATGACGATGACTTGTTTTCGCAGCCCATTTCTTCTAAATTGCCAGACAAACAGGACTCTAAACATTCCTTTAATAAGTTGGATGAAAGTTCAGTGAAGAAACCAGAACCCAAGCCAGTTTTGATTGAGGAAGATAAAGCGCAATCAATTGATAACCCTCCGAATAAGCCCGTGGTTCCTCCCCACCCTTCAATCTCTGAAAAGACTGTAGAGGATGACTGTGATGATTTGTTTAGCACAAATAACAGTGCTGCTATAGATATTAAGACAGCTATTCCAAAGTTTGAAGATAGTAAGAAAGATATTGATAAAAAAGATGAACCTATTGCTGCCGTAGTTGACGACCCATTGTTTGATGAAAGCTTCAATGTGAGTGCATCAAATAAATCGTCAATTAAAACAAAAGAAGGTCCTTCTGTTGCTCGTTCTTCTGCTGATTCACTTTTCGGTGGTATTGATGATGATAGCACAGACATATTTAGTAGTTTGGGCAAACCAGGGTCTAAAAGTTCCAAAAGTAACAATGAAAAGACTGCTTCTTCAGTGCCTTCCACTATTGTAACAagtaagaaagaagaagatggtcTTAGTGTGTTGAaagatgacaatgatgatgGATTATTTAGTAATGATAAATCTAATATTTCCTCTGCTTCACAACCGCCATTAGTAGATAAAAAGTCAACTACATTATCAGCTGAGAGAGAGTTATTTGGTGAAGATTCACATGTTGACCTAGAAACAAAAGTTGGTTCACAAAAAGAGGACAAAGTTGAGACGAGTGTCCCACCAAAGTCTCCAGTAGATGATTTATTTGAAGCAAAAAAACCAGGTGTTGTAGATTTTCCACCAAGTGCTGAACCTTCAGTACTTAAATCAACAGTTGAGTCTATATTTGAAACAAAGAAATCAGGTGATGCAGATTTTCCTCCAATTACTGAATCGTCACTACCTAAATCAACAGTGGAGTCTATATTTGAAACTAAGAAATCAGTTGATATAGATTTTCCTCCAAGTACTGAACCAACACTTGCTAAATCATCAGTTGAGTCTAAATTTGAAGCAAAGAAATCAGGTGATCTAGATTTTCTACCAAGTACTGAACCAACACTTGCTAAATCATCAGTTGAGTCTAAATTTGAAGCAAAGAAATCAGGTGATCTAGATTTTCAATCGAATATTGAACCAATACTTCCTAAACCAACAGTTGAGGCCAGAGTCGAGACTGATCCATTGTCAAGCGTGCAAACCACAACATCACCTGAAACGTCTCAAAAACCACAACCACCCTCAAAACCTTCCAAACCCATTTTGCCAGAAAAGAGGTCCAAACCAATTCCACCAAACACATTGAAGCTGCCTGATCCCATACTGTGTGATAACCAGGTGACAGATGCAACTGACGGGGGAATATTCAGTTCAGAGCCCAAAGTCGAATCGCCGAAGAGGATAACTCCAGGTAAACTGAACCTACAGAAGACACTGAATATTGATCCTAGAGCTCTTCTACCTGGAGCGATGCCGAAATTCAAGAAGCCTTCAAACGAAGAGGGAGTTGGGGAAAAGAGTGATGTATCTGAGCCTCAAGCGGTGTTGCCCACATTGGTGGAGGGTGGAAAGGTGAAACCACAATCTGAAGGTAAGGTTTCCCCCTCAGGTGTACTCACCAACGTCAATAAGGACAGAGCAAGGATTCAAGCTAAACGCCGACCACCAACTAGGAAGGCTAGAAGAGAGGCGTTGAGGCATTCCACATTTGAAGAAGATGAAACAGACAACAGTTCTTCAATTGCTACTCAATCAGTTGCCGATCAAACTTCGAGCTCTGTGGAGCCTTCAAATGTGCTCTCTCCCTCCACCGATGAAGAAGACCTATTCGGTGTTCCACCTCTAGATTTACCTCCTGATTACACCAAAGTCAGCACTTCTCCGGGAGACCTGTTTGCAGTTCCAACCACCGTTCTCTCCCCCGGTCTATCTGCCACCGAAAACGAGTTCTCAGTCAGCGACAATTCTAGCAAAAAACCTCCCACAAAAACTAATCTATCGAAAAGTGACTCACAACTCCCATTTGTTGACCCGCTTTCTAATTTGGATAACCAGCAATGA